Genomic window (bacterium BMS3Abin02):
AGGAGGCAGGCCGCGTGCAGGAACTTCACCCTGCAGTCCTCGGGAAACTCATCTCGGCCGCCGGCTCAGACGAGGACCGAGCGGCCGCCGACTATGAAATGGGTTATCCGGCACGGTCCATTGCTGCGGCGGCAATGTGGCTCGAGCGGAGCGGGCTCGTCATGCTGACGCTGACCGATGTGACCGAGGCAAGACGGGTGGAAGCCCTGCGGCGCGACTTCGTTTCCGCCGCGTCGCATGAGCTCAAGACCCCGGCCGCAGCCATCCAGGCGGGCGCAGAGACGATCCTCACCGCGCTCGATGACGACCCGGAAGCCGTCCGGCTCTTCGCCCAGATGGTCTGCGACAACGCCTTTCGACTCTCCGGCATCGTGAGCGACCTTCTCGATCTGTCGAGGCTCGAGATGCAGAAACCGGTACGAACTCCCCTCTCGCTCGATGGCCTCGTCGAGGACGAAGTCGATCGTCTCGGGGTCGTGTCGGTCAACGTGTCGGTGGAGACCGAGCCGGTCGTCGTGTCCGGAGATCGCGCCGACCTCACTTTGGCAATCCGCAACCTGCTGGCAAACGCGGTCCGGTACACGCATGAAGGAGGACACGTCCGGGTCAGCGTGTACACAGGTGATCACACTGCGATCGTCGAGGTGGCAGACGACGGAGTGGGAATACCGAGTTCCGACCTGCCGAGGGTCTTCGAGCGCTTCTACCGTGTCGACGAAGGCCGCTCCCGCAGAACCGGAGGAACAGGCCTCGGCCTGGCCATCGTCAAGCACGTGGCCGAGGAACATGGCGGCCACGTAGAGGCCGAAAGCGTCCTCTCGGAAGGGTCGGCCTTTCGGATCGTGATACCTCTCGAATCGTGATCAAGCCACGCGTGACCCAACGGTTGGCGCCCTGGATTCGTTTCGAGTCGGGTCGGAACAGGAACGACATGATCGACACGGGGCGCCGATGGCCGATGAGCTCGTGATGGGGCGACTCTGGAGCGCAGGACCCGACCTCTCTGATGCCTTCACCGGTATTGACCTTCCAGTCGCCTGGAGGGTCTATGGTGACCATGGCCCTGTGGTTTGAGCACCACGCCTAGGCCAAGACAACAACAGGGCTCCCGTGTCATCACCCACCCATCGATCATGAGCGGCAGCGGAACCAGGACAAGGAATGTGAAATGAACAGCACAGATTCCGGTGCCAGGAGCATCGAAGGACGAGGAAACGGTGAGATCCTGGTCGTGGGAGGTTACGGAGATGTTGGCGCCCGTGTCAGCGAACGCTTGGCCCACCGTTTTCCCGGCCGGATTGTCATCGGAGGTCGTCGAAGGCCCGCCGCCGAGACGCTGGCCGATCGTATCGGTCACGGGACCCGAGCCGTGCAGATGGACATCGGAGATCCTGAAAGTGTGACTGCCGCCCTGGACGGTGTCGAAACGGTTGCCGTCTGCTTGGACGACCCGACAGGTCTCGTAGCGGCGAAAGCGGTCGAGCGAGGCTTGGGATATGTCGACATCAACGCCGATCACCGGACCATGGAGGCTTCCCTCCGTCTCCACGAGCAAGCCTTGGCATCGGGTGCGCGGGCCGTCCTTGGCATCGGGCTGGCACCAGGCGTCACGAATCTCATGGCCGCCGGCGTGACTCGTTCGGTCGACGACCCGACCGAGCTCGTCGTCGGTGTGCACCTGAGTCTGTACGACGAGTTCGGCCCGCAGGCCCTCGAGTTCATGCTCGAAGCGGCAAGCCGGCCCTTTCCTGAGCCTCGCGCAGGTTCGACCCGCCTCGTCCTCCCTTACACCGGGCCACGCCCGGTCTGGTTTGGGTCCGACGTCGGATTCCGGAAGGCCCGCTGGTTCCCGTTCCCCGACCAGTTCGGGTTCATCGAAACCCTCGGTGTCCAGTCGGCGGCCACGCTGATTGCTCTCGACCCGCGCTGGATCGACAAGATCATGGCGACTCTCGCCGGCCTCCGAATCCTCCGACTGGCGGCCCAGCCGGGAATACGAGGCGCCCTGGCCTGGCTGTTCATGAGACTGCCCGGCACCGCACGCCCGGCGCCGGTGCAAATATCCGCCACCGCCAAAGGCGGCGCTTCCACGGCGACAGTCCTCCTGGAAGTGCTTGGTGAGTCGCAAGCCACAGCGGACGCCGTCGCCACCGCTGCTTCCCTCATCGGGGAAGTGGAAGCCGGCGTGTGGCTGCCCGAACAAGCCTTCGACACCAGAACTTTCCTCGACCGGTTGACAGCCGAATCCGACATGAAACTCACTTGGCTCGAACCGGGAACGAACAGCGCACCAACGCCTGGTTAGTCCGGCAGATCCCAGTCGGTTCGCCGCCACAGCGCGTCGCGACCAACTCACGAGGTGGGTGACGGCACTCTGGCGATCGAAAGGCTGCCGGCAGTGTATCGGACATTCCGCCCACAGAGCTTGTCGGGGCCTTGCCCAGTGGCGGAGGATCCCTATCCCCGGCGAGGGAACCGAGAGATCGGGGGTTCGAATCCGACCTGCCAGACCAGCGGCCCCCGTTACTCGCCGGGGCACTTGCCCATGGCTTCTCTCGGTCGGAGACCGCCTGTCGTGGAAAACATGCATGCAGCCGGCTGGTAGATCCTGGCCGCAGGCTG
Coding sequences:
- the phoR_1 gene encoding alkaline phosphatase synthesis sensor protein PhoR gives rise to the protein MHRRSPSFRRRLVTWYAITLLVVLAGLGLALDQTLRSFLLDQLTDSLTAQARAIQHALPADEPDLQATAEELGGELNVRVTVIAPDGTVLADSASDPATMENHSTRPEVVDALRGRVGVASRTSATVGTAFRYVALPARDGVIVRVALPETETRERLASLRLILLFWGLVAAGVGLLGVWLIARHTMRPLENLSRSVADISEGAAETEIPKSGIAELDHLGEAVAEMATEIDARISDIQREQEVRDLVLSALDIGIVLIDGDGIAYANPPARTLIGKEAGRVQELHPAVLGKLISAAGSDEDRAAADYEMGYPARSIAAAAMWLERSGLVMLTLTDVTEARRVEALRRDFVSAASHELKTPAAAIQAGAETILTALDDDPEAVRLFAQMVCDNAFRLSGIVSDLLDLSRLEMQKPVRTPLSLDGLVEDEVDRLGVVSVNVSVETEPVVVSGDRADLTLAIRNLLANAVRYTHEGGHVRVSVYTGDHTAIVEVADDGVGIPSSDLPRVFERFYRVDEGRSRRTGGTGLGLAIVKHVAEEHGGHVEAESVLSEGSAFRIVIPLES
- a CDS encoding saccharopine dehydrogenase, giving the protein MNSTDSGARSIEGRGNGEILVVGGYGDVGARVSERLAHRFPGRIVIGGRRRPAAETLADRIGHGTRAVQMDIGDPESVTAALDGVETVAVCLDDPTGLVAAKAVERGLGYVDINADHRTMEASLRLHEQALASGARAVLGIGLAPGVTNLMAAGVTRSVDDPTELVVGVHLSLYDEFGPQALEFMLEAASRPFPEPRAGSTRLVLPYTGPRPVWFGSDVGFRKARWFPFPDQFGFIETLGVQSAATLIALDPRWIDKIMATLAGLRILRLAAQPGIRGALAWLFMRLPGTARPAPVQISATAKGGASTATVLLEVLGESQATADAVATAASLIGEVEAGVWLPEQAFDTRTFLDRLTAESDMKLTWLEPGTNSAPTPG